Proteins from one Gemmatimonadota bacterium genomic window:
- a CDS encoding helix-turn-helix domain-containing protein: MDGIRRFDFSRRKYGPELLVDVIDIGDVPNYVFWDEPYWLSYYDITLVTEGTGRLWLDDAAQPVCPGSVLFTTPGQVRRWQVDGLRGLALFFPGEFIAAFFSDPLFLHRLGYFHQMDGRHSVQLSQREAAELASKLDTMRGEIATLRPDTDHVLRAGLYEVLMWVSRRYAQRAGAAAVPGNATILGFVDLVEREYASLHRVGDYADRLAVTSGHLTELCKRRLGRTAGAVIRGRVVVEARRRLLHTQATAARIAADIGFQDPAYFSRFFRRETGASPSEFRSAGRAAYGYDVKPAETAASSAR; this comes from the coding sequence ATGGACGGAATACGCCGCTTCGATTTCTCGCGCCGGAAATACGGCCCGGAACTGCTCGTGGACGTGATCGACATTGGCGACGTGCCGAACTACGTGTTCTGGGACGAGCCCTACTGGCTGTCCTACTACGACATAACGCTGGTGACGGAAGGCACGGGTCGGCTGTGGCTCGATGACGCGGCGCAGCCCGTCTGCCCCGGGAGCGTGCTGTTCACCACTCCCGGGCAGGTGCGCAGGTGGCAGGTGGACGGCCTGCGGGGCCTGGCCCTGTTCTTCCCGGGGGAGTTCATCGCAGCGTTCTTCTCCGACCCCCTGTTCCTGCACCGGCTGGGCTACTTCCATCAGATGGACGGCCGGCACTCGGTTCAGCTGTCGCAGCGAGAGGCCGCCGAGCTAGCCTCCAAGCTGGACACCATGCGCGGCGAGATCGCCACGCTGCGCCCGGACACTGACCACGTTCTGCGGGCCGGTCTCTACGAGGTCCTGATGTGGGTCAGCCGCCGGTACGCGCAGCGCGCGGGAGCCGCGGCCGTGCCCGGCAACGCCACCATTCTGGGTTTTGTGGATCTGGTGGAGAGGGAGTACGCCAGCTTGCACCGGGTGGGTGACTACGCGGATCGGCTCGCGGTCACCAGCGGCCACCTGACCGAGCTCTGCAAACGGCGGCTCGGGCGCACGGCGGGGGCGGTGATACGCGGCCGTGTGGTCGTCGAAGCGCGCCGCCGCCTGCTGCACACGCAGGCCACTGCCGCTCGCATCGCAGCGGACATCGGCTTCCAGGATCCGGCCTATTTCAGCCGTTTCTTTCGCCGCGAGACCGGCGCGTCGCCGTCGGAGTTTCGAAGCGCTGGGCGGGCGGCGTACGGTTACGACGTCAAGCCGGCCGAAACAGCGGCTTCGTCTGCTCGTTGA